A single region of the Lycium barbarum isolate Lr01 chromosome 2, ASM1917538v2, whole genome shotgun sequence genome encodes:
- the LOC132622331 gene encoding agamous-like MADS-box protein AGL62 encodes MNTNNTKNTNTVNSTAVTVKKTQGRRKIAIKPIANQNSRHVTFSKRRLGLFKKASELCILSGAEIAIIVQSLKRQRLFAFGHPNADAIIDRYLSGKSTSSSPLAVDHQSNFVQQNNEYYSQICRELEAEKRKKEVIDESKIVNGNNNGGFWWNERTNDMGIEELEEFQTALEELKKKVNMRADELSMLNGSSLPSTSTMNHAVDYCASIVPYDFNHQVDGQF; translated from the exons ATGAACACTAATAATACCAAGAACACTAACACCGTCAACTCCACTGCCGTTACcgtcaagaaaactcaagggcgGAGGAAAATAGCAATCAAGCCAATAGCAAACCAAAACAGTAGGCACGTTACTTTTTCCAAACGCCGTTTGGGTCTTTTCAAGAAAGCTAGCGAACTTTGCATCTTAAGCGGTGCAGAAATCGCTATCATCGTTCAGTCATTAAAACGACAACGTTTATTCGCCTTCGGTCATCCCAACGCTGACGCCATTATCGACAG GTACCTCTCAGGAAAATCAACATCATCGTCACCACTCGCCGTTGATCATCAATCCAACTTTGTGCAACAGAACAACGAATACTATTCTCAGATATGTAGAGAATTAGAGGCGGAGAAGAGGAAGAAAGAGGTTATCGATGAATCGAAGATAGTGAATGGTAATAATAATGGAGGATTTTGGTGGAATGAACGTACTAATGATATGGGgattgaagaacttgaagaattTCAAACTGCATTGgaagaattgaagaaaaaagTAAATATGAGGGCTGACGAATTGAGTATGTTAAATGGCTCTTCACTGCCAAGTACTTCAACTATGAACCATGCTGTTGATTATTGTGCTTCCATTGTTCCTTATGATTTCAATCACCAAGTAGATGGCCAGTTCTGA